In a genomic window of Sporosarcina trichiuri:
- a CDS encoding helix-turn-helix transcriptional regulator encodes MKNNVKIARIKVSMKQDELATVTGVTRQTIGLIEKGDYNPSLNLCIAIAKALDKTLDELFWEVD; translated from the coding sequence ATGAAAAATAACGTGAAGATAGCTCGGATAAAAGTTTCTATGAAACAGGATGAATTAGCCACAGTAACTGGAGTAACCCGACAGACGATTGGTTTAATTGAAAAGGGAGACTATAATCCAAGTCTGAATCTTTGTATTGCAATTGCAAAAGCATTGGATAAAACACTTGATGAATTATTTTGGGAGGTAGATTGA
- a CDS encoding leucyl aminopeptidase family protein, translated as MTQVNVLFTTDETIQQNEELRTFAQQIPAGSGSSVFADGQQWYVLNVKEGKEGCLETVRSIAGEAARTLSRAKVESAIVSATSISRQFSAIPAEDAAVAFTEGWYLGAYQFLTYKSDAEPFCTKLSIEGAAEQHAHTGELRAEAMSFSRDLMNELSDVLNPETYPERLKETFSGTDVEITVHDKAKLEEMKMNGVLTVGRGSRYAPSFVEMTYRSNPDKPLVALVGKGVTFDTGGISLKSGKDLSDMRMDMGGSAAVAGAMKLLADSGADVNVVALIPMVENTIDNTAVLPGEVIRYKNGHTVQVGNTDAEGRLILADALIRAGELNAKYTLDIATLTGSIENALGSDIAGVFGDEELADKLKQIGAMNGDAVWPMPLVEAYDTTLASDYADFNNISSLSFAGSITAALFLRRFVAKDTRWLHVDMAGAMQKTSDSGYYPKTATGYGARLLADYAVEISK; from the coding sequence ATGACACAAGTTAACGTGCTCTTTACGACAGACGAAACCATCCAGCAAAACGAGGAATTACGAACGTTTGCACAGCAGATCCCGGCTGGCTCCGGCAGCTCCGTGTTCGCGGACGGGCAGCAATGGTATGTCCTGAATGTTAAAGAAGGCAAGGAAGGGTGCCTGGAAACCGTCCGCTCCATTGCGGGGGAAGCAGCCAGGACACTGAGCCGTGCGAAGGTTGAAAGCGCCATAGTGTCCGCGACATCCATCAGCCGGCAATTTTCCGCCATCCCGGCAGAAGACGCTGCGGTTGCATTCACAGAAGGCTGGTACTTAGGGGCATATCAATTCCTCACATATAAGTCTGACGCTGAACCGTTCTGCACGAAACTGTCCATAGAAGGGGCAGCAGAGCAGCATGCGCACACGGGAGAGCTGCGCGCGGAGGCCATGTCCTTCTCCCGTGACCTCATGAACGAACTGTCGGATGTCCTGAATCCGGAAACGTACCCGGAGCGGTTGAAAGAAACATTCAGCGGCACTGACGTCGAAATCACCGTCCATGACAAGGCCAAACTGGAAGAGATGAAGATGAACGGCGTGCTGACAGTCGGCCGGGGAAGCCGCTATGCACCATCGTTCGTCGAAATGACCTACCGCAGCAATCCTGACAAACCGCTCGTCGCGCTTGTCGGCAAGGGCGTCACATTCGATACAGGGGGCATCAGCCTGAAAAGCGGCAAGGACCTGAGCGACATGCGGATGGACATGGGCGGTTCGGCGGCAGTAGCAGGCGCGATGAAACTGCTCGCTGATTCCGGTGCAGACGTCAACGTAGTCGCCCTCATTCCGATGGTAGAGAATACAATAGACAATACCGCTGTCCTGCCGGGTGAAGTGATCCGGTACAAAAATGGGCACACCGTGCAAGTCGGCAATACGGATGCAGAAGGACGCCTCATCCTCGCCGATGCCCTAATACGGGCGGGTGAATTGAACGCCAAGTACACCCTCGATATCGCGACGCTTACAGGATCCATCGAAAATGCGCTCGGCTCGGATATCGCCGGTGTATTCGGGGATGAAGAACTCGCAGACAAATTAAAACAAATCGGGGCAATGAACGGCGATGCCGTCTGGCCGATGCCGCTCGTGGAAGCGTACGATACCACGCTCGCCAGCGATTACGCGGACTTCAACAATATCAGTTCCCTGAGCTTTGCGGGTTCGATCACGGCCGCACTCTTCTTGCGCCGATTCGTCGCCAAGGACACGCGGTGGCTGCACGTCGACATGGCTGGGGCCATGCAGAAAACATCTGATTCCGGCTATTATCCAAAAACAGCAACCGGATACGGAGCTCGGCTGCTGGCGGACTATGCCGTGGAGATTTCAAAATAA
- a CDS encoding DUF1563 domain-containing protein — protein sequence MPLLSCNIYITYVTYTLHYIFLKSIKKTLKSKE from the coding sequence ATACCTCTACTTTCTTGCAATATATATATTACTTACGTAACTTATACTTTACATTACATTTTCTTAAAGTCAATTAAAAAAACGCTAAAAAGTAAAGAATAA